Below is a window of Leptospiraceae bacterium DNA.
GATTTACGAGCCAGTATCCGGTAGTATCTATACGAGTCGTCCGATTCAATACAAGGATCTTGACAAAGATGGAATTATGGAAATGGTAGTAAGAACACCAACACGCGGTGGCGACGAAGCCATCATTTACGGATTAAAAGATGGCAAATACGTTTCTTTTAGCACAATTCTTTCGCAAATGGGAATTTATGAGATAGATATAAAAGGAGATAAAATCAAAGGCAAAAAGTGGATAACCTCTGCCGATGGAAAAGATACAAAAGCAGAAATTCATTATTTTAAATATGACCATGGGAATTTTGTGGAAGTGAAGAAATAAATTACCTTTAAGTAAAAAAATGAACGTGACAAATTCGATAAGGAAACTGAAATACTTAATATGAATAATAACTTTACAAACAAAAAAACTAAAATAGTTTGCACGATCGGACCCGCATCGTCGAGTGAGAAGATGATTTCCGAATTAATAGAAGCCGGCATGGATGTGGCACGAATGAATTTTTCTCATTCCGATCATGCAAGTCACAAAAAAGTATTTGAGACTTTACGTCTTTGTGAACAACGCTCCGGTCGTCCGCTTGGGATTTTAGCAGATTTGCAAGGACCTAAGATTAGAACAGGAAAAATGAAAGATGGACCATTTGATGTTCATTCTGGCGATAAATTATATATTAACACAAAGTCAGATTTTCTTGGTTCAAGAGATGAAATTAGCACAACATATAAAAGTATGATCACAGATATCGAAGTGGGACACAAAGTTCTAATTGATGACGGAAAAATTTTACTGAATGTAGTTTCCAAAGAAGTAGATCGCGCATTACTCGAAGTAATCGTTGGCGGAACCATTAAGGATAACAAAGGTATTAACCTACCTGGAACTCCTGTCACCGCTCCTGCACTTTCTGAAAAAGATGTGGAAGATTTAAAATTTGCTTTATCACTCGGTGTGGATTACATCGCATTAAGCTTTGTGAGAAGAGCATCTGATTTGGAAATTGCAAGACAGTATATGCACGGAACTTTCACGGGACTCATCGCAAAAATCGAGCGACCAGAAGCCGTTAAAAATATAGACGAAATCATTGAAGCATGTGATGGTATCATGATTGCACGTGGCGATATGGGTGTGGAGCTGGATACAGAAAGAGTTCCTATTATTCAAAAAGAATTGATTCGCAAAATGAATCTTCTCGGCAAACCAGTAATTACCGCAACGCAGATGCTTGAGTCAATGATTGATAATCCCAGACCAACAAGAGCCGAGGCAAGTGATGTAGCAAATGCAGTGCTTGATGGAACAGATGCTGTAATGCTTTCGGCTGAATCGGCTAGTGGTAAGTATCCGCTAGAATCTGTTACAATTATGAGTAAAATTATCACCGAAGCAGAGACTATTTACAGCAACTTGGATATGCAAAGGAGAGCCAATAGACCTACCGAGACAAACGTGCGTGTTGCGCTCGGAACAGCAGCAGAGCAAATTTCCAATTCTATAGGCGCAAAAGCTATTGTAAATTTTACCCGAAGCGGACTTTCTGCGAGAATTGCTTCTCAGTTTAGACCACAAGTTCCAATATTTTCATTTACTCCTTTCCTCATGACAGCGCGTAAGATGAATTTGCTTCGAGGTGTTTATCCTTTCATTATACCTATGATGGATAAATTTCCTGATATGATAAATTATATGCAGCAAAAACTTTCAGAGGAAGGTTTTGTAAACAAGGGGGAAAAGACTGTTATCCTTTCTGGTACACCAGGCGGAGAAGCGAATACCGTTGACTTTGTTCAGATTTATCACTTCAAATAATGCAAGGGGAACGTATGAGATTTAGCATTACCTTATTGGTCATTGTTTTATTTTGCGGATTGACTCTATCTGCTGAACAGACCTCGAATAAAAAAAAGAAAACGGAAAAGCTTCCGTTTTCCAAGAAATCAAAAGAAGATTTTGATAGAAACGATTCAAAAGAAAAGGGTCATGAGAAAGAAGAAAAAAAATACAAACCAGAAAAAGAATCAAAAGCGGCTAATACAATTTTGCTTCGAGGAGACGAATTATCAAGTCTATGGCAAAATATCGAAAAAACGAATCAACTAATTTACAGTCCTGATTCTATGCGGCAAAGTAGTAAGTATAAGAAATTTGTTTTTGATTTGCAGGAATTCAAAGCTTTAGGTGGTAATCTTAATAAAGAGGCAGATTTTGCAATTCATTATAGTGTTTTACAAACTGATATTGAAACCAGAACTCCTGAAGATCCGAATATGCCTTCTCCTTCGGGGGGGTTTACTTTTATCATCAATACCTGTAAAATTGAAAAATTAGAGGCTAATTAAAAAAAGCCGCTAAGCTTTATCTAGTTTCTTTTACTAATACGCCTGCACTATCTGTTTCGATTTTTTGGATTGTGTAGGCGATTTCCTGAGTATTTCTTTTTGAAAGCTCACTTTGAAATTTTTCCAAAAACTTCTTCGCATTTTTTTTCTCGGTATAGATTAACACACTCGGACCACTGCCCGATAGAGAATAGGTCGCTCCCAATTTTCCACATAATTCTCCAACAATTCCTAGAAGAGGAATTGGTTTGATTCGATATGGAGTATGGATTTTATCCTCTACTGCTCTTTGTAAGTGTGAAAAATCTTTTGTTTTTATGAAATGCTGCCAGGTTGCAATTCTACTCATATTATATACTACATCACTAACAGGATATTTATCAGGAAGTTTTTTGCGAGAGTCATTGGTCGAAACTTCAATTTGCGGAATGAATAAGAAAAGAGAAACAGAAGTTGGAAATTTATCTTTAAAGAAAATAAGTTTTCCGTTGTGAAAATAAGAAAATACAAAACCTCCGATCATTGCCGGAGTTGTATTATCAGGATGTCCTTCCATCATTGCAAGTTCATAGAGAATTCTGTCAACACTCGGCATTGGAATTTTCTTAGAGAAATGTTTTTTGTGTAAAAAATTACCTAGCGCAAAACCGACAGTAAGTGCACTTGCACTAGAGCCAAGTCCTCCTTTGAATGGAAGATTCAAATCCATTTTGACATTATAGGGAATTGGTTTTATTTTCGGTAAAAACAATTCAAAGTATTTTTCATATCCACAAAGCAGCAAATCTTCCTTACCCGCAAAAGGTAGAGGTGTGTTGTCGATTCGAAGAGTTGTGTAATTTGCATGTGGGTCAATTGTAAAATAGAAATGGTTATAAATTTTCAGAGCCATTCCGAGTAAATCAAAGCCCGGTCCAAGATTTGCCGAAGTTCCAGGAACGCGAATATGAATTTTATGATTCATGTCAATTTAATCCAATCTTGAATTTTTTGCAAACATAGATCATAGATTTCGTCTAGCTTTGCTTTTTCTTCTGATGTAAATTTACTCAGTACGTAGTCTGCAACCACACGTCCATCAGCAGGCTTCGCCACTCCGACGCGTAGTCTATGAAAGTCTGCCGTTCCGATTTTTGCAATAATGTCTCGAAGACCATTGTGACCTGCATGTCCACCGCCGATTTTCATTTTACATTTTGCAAACTCGAAGTCAATTTCATCATGAATGACCAAAAGCTCCGAGGGGTTAATTCCATTTTTCCTTAAAAAAAGGGAAACTCCATTTCCGGAAAGATTCATGAATTCAAAAGGTTTAATCAGTAAAACTTTTTTATTGTGTAATAAAATTTCTGTGCTTGGACATTTTTTATCTGAATTAAAATTTGCATTAAACTTATCAGCTAACTTGTCTATAACTGCAAAGCCAATGCTATGTCTTGTGCCATTGTATTTATCACCCGGATTTCCAAGTCCGGCTATTAACAGTTTACCGCTCATTTTAGTATCAAGTTTAGCATTTTTTCAGTAGCCAGTATAGCCGCAGAAATTTGGTCTGAATCAAGTCCGATGGTGCGAAAGCTATCGCTCTGATTGTTTTGAACGCTTCCTGACCATGTAATGATTGTTTCAACGAGGGCGGAAGTTTTTCCGCCGGGTGGAATTCTCACCTGGTAATCTAGTAGTTCCGGTAAAGCGATATTATTCGCTGAAGCAATTTTCCTGAGAGCGTCCATGAAGGCATCGTATCCTCCGTCTCCCTTTCCTTCGGCTGAGTATTCCTTCGATTTGTATATTACTTTTAGTTTGGCAGATGGAGAAATTCCTTTGCCGGATATGACTTCGCAATTTAGAATTTGAAAATTGTGGTTTATATCTTCGCCGGATAGATTGGCAATCAAGAACGGCAAATCCTCAGTAGACACGATTCTGCCCTGGTCACCCATTTCGATTACTTTATCTAGAATTTTTTTCTCTAGATCTGGACTAATCACTAAGCCGAGTTGTTTTAAATTTTCGGAAATGCTAGCCTTACCGGCAAGTTTTCCGAGCGCATAACTACGCTTACGTCCGAATCGTTCGGGAAGGATTGGATTTGCGTAGAGGTTTCCCTTTTTGTCCCCATCTGCATGAACACCTGCTGTCTGGGTAAATACGTCTTGACCTACGATAGGTCTGTTGTCTGAAATTCTTTTTCCACTAAATACTTCAACCAGACGGCTTAAAGCTGTTATCTCCGATTCTACAACGTTTGTTCTGATTCCTAGCTTATCATGCACGGCAGTGATGACTGCTTCTAGTGGCGAATTTCCAGCTCTTTCTCCGAGTCCGTTTACTGAAACATGTAGACCGGATACTCCCGCGTTAACCGCAGCGAGGCAATTCGCTACCGAGAGATCATAGTCGTTATGTCCGTGAAATTCGATGCGAATACTAGGCGAGATAGTTTTCATAAAATGCATTGCTTTTGAGGTTTCGTCCGGTGATAATACACCGAGTGTATCCGGTAAGAATAATCTTTGAATTGGAAAATTAGAAATAGCCGTTGCCATCTTTGCTACGTAGTCAGGGGAATTTAAGAATCCATTCGACCAATCTTCCATGTAAACATTTACTTGAATTCCTTTAGAAAGAGCATAATCAATAGTAGCCTTAATTTCGCTCAAGTGCTCTTCGGGCGTTTTCTTTAATTGGTGAATTAGGTGTTTTTCTGAGCCTTTTGTTAAAAGATTGAGTGTGTGCGCGCCTGATTCTACTATCCAATCAACACTAGCTGTTTTATCAACGAATCCTAAAATTTCAATTCGGTCGGAGAGGTTTTCTTTCTCAGCCCACTTCATGATTGTCTTAACAGTTTCTTTCTCTCCTCTAGATACGCGAGCAGAAG
It encodes the following:
- the pyk gene encoding pyruvate kinase, with translation MNNNFTNKKTKIVCTIGPASSSEKMISELIEAGMDVARMNFSHSDHASHKKVFETLRLCEQRSGRPLGILADLQGPKIRTGKMKDGPFDVHSGDKLYINTKSDFLGSRDEISTTYKSMITDIEVGHKVLIDDGKILLNVVSKEVDRALLEVIVGGTIKDNKGINLPGTPVTAPALSEKDVEDLKFALSLGVDYIALSFVRRASDLEIARQYMHGTFTGLIAKIERPEAVKNIDEIIEACDGIMIARGDMGVELDTERVPIIQKELIRKMNLLGKPVITATQMLESMIDNPRPTRAEASDVANAVLDGTDAVMLSAESASGKYPLESVTIMSKIITEAETIYSNLDMQRRANRPTETNVRVALGTAAEQISNSIGAKAIVNFTRSGLSARIASQFRPQVPIFSFTPFLMTARKMNLLRGVYPFIIPMMDKFPDMINYMQQKLSEEGFVNKGEKTVILSGTPGGEANTVDFVQIYHFK
- the thrB gene encoding homoserine kinase, with amino-acid sequence MNHKIHIRVPGTSANLGPGFDLLGMALKIYNHFYFTIDPHANYTTLRIDNTPLPFAGKEDLLLCGYEKYFELFLPKIKPIPYNVKMDLNLPFKGGLGSSASALTVGFALGNFLHKKHFSKKIPMPSVDRILYELAMMEGHPDNTTPAMIGGFVFSYFHNGKLIFFKDKFPTSVSLFLFIPQIEVSTNDSRKKLPDKYPVSDVVYNMSRIATWQHFIKTKDFSHLQRAVEDKIHTPYRIKPIPLLGIVGELCGKLGATYSLSGSGPSVLIYTEKKNAKKFLEKFQSELSKRNTQEIAYTIQKIETDSAGVLVKETR
- a CDS encoding aminoacyl-tRNA hydrolase, whose amino-acid sequence is MSGKLLIAGLGNPGDKYNGTRHSIGFAVIDKLADKFNANFNSDKKCPSTEILLHNKKVLLIKPFEFMNLSGNGVSLFLRKNGINPSELLVIHDEIDFEFAKCKMKIGGGHAGHNGLRDIIAKIGTADFHRLRVGVAKPADGRVVADYVLSKFTSEEKAKLDEIYDLCLQKIQDWIKLT
- a CDS encoding 2-isopropylmalate synthase, giving the protein MNETKLEILDVTLRDGEQTQGVVFSTQEKLNIAKFLLLNAKVDRVEVASARVSRGEKETVKTIMKWAEKENLSDRIEILGFVDKTASVDWIVESGAHTLNLLTKGSEKHLIHQLKKTPEEHLSEIKATIDYALSKGIQVNVYMEDWSNGFLNSPDYVAKMATAISNFPIQRLFLPDTLGVLSPDETSKAMHFMKTISPSIRIEFHGHNDYDLSVANCLAAVNAGVSGLHVSVNGLGERAGNSPLEAVITAVHDKLGIRTNVVESEITALSRLVEVFSGKRISDNRPIVGQDVFTQTAGVHADGDKKGNLYANPILPERFGRKRSYALGKLAGKASISENLKQLGLVISPDLEKKILDKVIEMGDQGRIVSTEDLPFLIANLSGEDINHNFQILNCEVISGKGISPSAKLKVIYKSKEYSAEGKGDGGYDAFMDALRKIASANNIALPELLDYQVRIPPGGKTSALVETIITWSGSVQNNQSDSFRTIGLDSDQISAAILATEKMLNLILK